The Caulifigura coniformis genome includes a region encoding these proteins:
- a CDS encoding phytanoyl-CoA dioxygenase family protein translates to MPDRTLIDDYRRNGVIVVPGLLSSLELQDVRRRIEGYQGDRLKDLPAGDFTLEPDGKTVRNLWRMEQHDPFFLEFAGQSRFLDLVGPLVNGEPVLVGVETFNKPALVGSAVPPHQDNAYFCQSPADVLTVWIAIDPATPENGAVEYLLGSHGGLRPHRPSGVKGNSIGLVETPRDEFPRFLGTIDAGDALIHHAQTIHFSSSNRSPDSRLSLILVYRGKHTATDADLKERYVNAFRMTNA, encoded by the coding sequence ATGCCGGACCGAACACTGATCGACGACTATCGCCGGAATGGCGTTATCGTGGTTCCGGGACTGCTCTCGAGTCTCGAACTGCAGGACGTTCGACGCCGCATTGAAGGCTACCAGGGGGACCGCCTGAAGGATCTGCCGGCAGGCGACTTCACCCTCGAGCCGGACGGCAAGACCGTCCGCAATCTCTGGCGCATGGAGCAGCACGACCCGTTCTTTCTCGAATTCGCAGGGCAGTCGCGATTTCTCGACCTCGTGGGTCCTTTGGTCAACGGTGAACCGGTCCTGGTCGGCGTTGAAACTTTCAACAAGCCGGCGCTGGTTGGTTCCGCGGTTCCACCCCACCAGGACAACGCCTACTTCTGCCAGTCTCCGGCCGATGTGCTGACGGTGTGGATCGCGATCGATCCCGCCACGCCCGAGAATGGCGCCGTCGAATACCTGCTGGGGTCGCACGGTGGGCTGCGGCCGCACCGGCCTTCGGGAGTGAAAGGGAATTCGATCGGGCTGGTGGAAACGCCCAGGGACGAGTTTCCCCGATTCCTCGGAACGATCGACGCGGGCGATGCGCTGATCCATCACGCACAGACGATCCACTTCAGCAGTTCGAATCGCTCTCCCGATTCGAGACTGAGCCTGATCCTGGTGTACCGGGGGAAGCACACCGCGACCGATGCCGACCTCAAAGAACGTTACGTCAACGCCTTCAGGATGACGAACGCCTGA
- a CDS encoding Gfo/Idh/MocA family protein, with translation MERSRFRVVVVGAGSIGERHIRCFQRTDHSDVAFVEPRAELRAEIAARYPGATPLETVEQALGDPSDVAVIATPAPLHVAQALSFVRRGAHVLVEKPLAVTPEGVDQLTAAALKANRVVGVAYVYRAHPVLADMRAAIASGRFGRPVELVAVCGQHFPLYRPAFRETYYATHASGGGAIQDALTHIVNAGQWLVGPVQRLAADAARCVLDGVEVEDTVHVLARHGALLANYSLNQHQAPNETAISVVCERGTARFEMHACRWREMTTPGGEWIDHSRPQLERDELFIRQAGSFLDAVESGGPPACTLADGLHTLHVNRAILASVTSGQWEQIPDVEP, from the coding sequence ATGGAACGCTCCCGGTTTCGTGTGGTGGTCGTCGGTGCGGGTTCGATCGGTGAGCGGCACATCCGCTGTTTCCAGCGGACCGACCACTCGGACGTCGCGTTTGTCGAGCCACGCGCCGAGCTGCGCGCGGAGATTGCCGCGAGATATCCAGGCGCGACGCCGTTAGAGACCGTCGAACAGGCTCTCGGCGATCCGTCTGACGTCGCGGTGATCGCGACTCCCGCTCCCCTGCATGTCGCGCAGGCCCTCTCCTTCGTGCGCCGCGGAGCGCATGTGCTCGTCGAAAAGCCTCTCGCCGTCACGCCCGAGGGCGTCGACCAACTGACGGCCGCGGCACTGAAAGCGAACCGGGTGGTCGGTGTGGCCTATGTGTATCGGGCGCATCCCGTCCTGGCGGACATGCGGGCGGCGATCGCCAGCGGCCGGTTCGGCCGTCCGGTGGAACTGGTGGCCGTCTGCGGTCAGCATTTCCCGCTCTATCGCCCGGCGTTCCGCGAGACCTATTACGCGACGCACGCGAGTGGCGGCGGGGCGATTCAGGACGCACTGACTCATATCGTGAACGCGGGACAATGGCTGGTCGGTCCGGTGCAGCGACTGGCCGCCGATGCGGCCCGCTGCGTGCTGGATGGGGTCGAAGTCGAAGACACGGTGCATGTGCTGGCCCGGCACGGCGCCCTCTTGGCGAACTATTCGCTGAACCAGCATCAGGCCCCCAATGAAACCGCGATCTCCGTCGTATGTGAGCGCGGAACGGCCCGGTTCGAAATGCACGCCTGTCGCTGGCGGGAAATGACAACGCCGGGAGGCGAATGGATCGACCACTCCCGACCGCAGCTCGAGCGGGACGAACTGTTCATCCGGCAGGCGGGCTCCTTTCTGGATGCCGTCGAATCCGGCGGCCCCCCCGCCTGCACCCTCGCCGACGGCCTCCACACCCTGCACGTCAACCGCGCCATCCTGGCCAGCGTCACCTCCGGCCAATGGGAGCAGATTCCGGACGTCGAACCATAG
- a CDS encoding ATP-grasp domain-containing protein, with amino-acid sequence MNIAILGNPDSWYVAELRRAARARSVDAATWDFTQLAASISADGHAVLHSGGAGRRLDAVIVRTMPPGSLEQVVFRMNLLARLEAAGTTVLNPPKAIECAVDKYLTTAVLQQAGLPVPETFVCESAAAALDALPRLGGDVVVKPLFGSEGRGIVRVSDPDLGVRVFRAIERTGGLLYLQRFVEHEGFDVRVLILDGQILGGMKRRSAGDFRTNVSRDAVAEPHQLTETERDYALRAAAATGASFAGVDLLYDRCGRLFVIEVNAVPGWRAFQKVSNMDVAQRVLETLISQCVRQTPLCEGHRAT; translated from the coding sequence ATGAACATCGCCATCCTCGGAAATCCCGACAGCTGGTACGTTGCCGAACTCCGGCGCGCGGCCCGGGCGCGGAGTGTGGATGCGGCGACCTGGGATTTCACGCAGCTGGCAGCGTCGATTTCGGCCGACGGACACGCAGTCCTCCACAGCGGCGGAGCGGGGCGGCGACTCGACGCCGTGATTGTCCGCACGATGCCGCCTGGATCGCTGGAGCAGGTCGTTTTCCGCATGAACCTGCTGGCCCGGCTCGAGGCCGCGGGAACGACCGTGCTCAATCCGCCGAAGGCAATCGAGTGTGCCGTTGACAAGTACCTGACCACCGCCGTGTTGCAGCAGGCGGGCCTGCCTGTACCGGAGACGTTCGTCTGCGAATCGGCCGCTGCGGCCCTGGACGCCCTGCCTCGCCTGGGAGGGGATGTCGTGGTCAAGCCGCTCTTCGGTTCGGAGGGACGCGGAATCGTACGAGTCAGCGATCCTGATCTCGGAGTCCGTGTGTTCCGGGCGATCGAACGAACTGGCGGCCTGCTGTATCTGCAGCGGTTCGTCGAGCACGAGGGCTTCGACGTCCGGGTGCTGATTCTTGACGGCCAGATTCTGGGAGGGATGAAACGTCGTTCGGCCGGCGACTTCCGCACCAACGTGTCCCGCGACGCGGTGGCCGAGCCGCACCAGCTCACCGAAACCGAACGGGACTACGCCCTGCGTGCCGCTGCGGCGACGGGGGCCAGTTTTGCCGGGGTCGATCTGCTTTATGATCGATGCGGGAGGCTGTTTGTGATCGAGGTCAACGCGGTGCCTGGCTGGCGTGCGTTTCAGAAGGTGTCGAACATGGACGTGGCGCAGCGTGTGCTCGAAACGCTCATCAGCCAGTGCGTCCGTCAAACTCCTTTGTGTGAAGGTCATCGTGCGACGTGA
- a CDS encoding formylglycine-generating enzyme family protein, whose amino-acid sequence MPTAVTHRLLLGLLLLVGCSKENPSAPPATFSPPPPTPVLPPAPANASPRAPAAATNAAATAKPASQEKKTLPPGAMLVGGQEPNVRILPREERPELLAMVVNPSPGTDSSLVTVIANRQETPPAQASLPKGFAAVADSLVDASGFPLRIRCEVDGAVMALVPGGLAVQGADGTPTAAPRHPIDIDAFYMDIHEVTVEKFQKFREATRGDKSSPPAPPNASSPLQPAVGVNWRDAMQYAKWTGKELPSESEWEKAARGKGGFDFPWGEGRPVWERRREPGQIDDVGSFRTDESIHGVFDLAGNAREWCQDFFAEDAYSQSPPAGSPAARNWKGPRSDKAGRRVVKGSSTGWELWARNGASMSERSPQIGFRCVLRLTAEPAAAKSASTATPSATSSAPMEPASAPQKSGF is encoded by the coding sequence ATGCCGACTGCCGTAACGCATCGACTCCTGCTGGGCCTGCTGCTGCTTGTCGGTTGCAGCAAGGAAAATCCGTCGGCCCCCCCGGCCACCTTCAGCCCCCCTCCGCCAACTCCAGTCCTCCCGCCGGCCCCTGCGAACGCCAGCCCCCGGGCTCCTGCAGCCGCAACGAACGCGGCAGCCACCGCGAAGCCCGCCTCTCAGGAAAAGAAAACACTGCCGCCGGGCGCGATGCTCGTCGGCGGCCAGGAACCCAACGTCCGGATTCTGCCCCGCGAGGAACGGCCTGAACTGCTGGCCATGGTTGTGAATCCCAGTCCGGGGACCGATTCGTCGCTGGTCACGGTGATCGCCAATCGGCAGGAAACACCCCCGGCGCAGGCGTCTCTCCCGAAAGGATTCGCAGCCGTCGCCGACTCCCTCGTCGATGCGTCAGGATTTCCCCTGCGGATCCGCTGCGAGGTGGATGGGGCCGTGATGGCGCTTGTCCCGGGTGGGCTGGCGGTGCAGGGGGCGGACGGCACGCCGACGGCCGCCCCGCGGCATCCGATCGATATCGATGCCTTCTATATGGACATCCACGAGGTCACAGTCGAGAAGTTCCAGAAGTTCCGGGAAGCGACCCGGGGGGACAAGTCATCGCCGCCTGCCCCTCCCAATGCGTCGTCACCCCTTCAGCCCGCGGTGGGTGTGAACTGGCGCGACGCGATGCAGTACGCGAAATGGACTGGAAAGGAACTCCCATCCGAATCGGAATGGGAGAAGGCCGCACGCGGCAAGGGCGGCTTTGACTTCCCCTGGGGGGAAGGACGCCCTGTCTGGGAACGCCGGCGCGAACCGGGCCAGATCGACGATGTCGGGTCGTTCCGGACCGACGAAAGCATTCACGGGGTATTCGATCTGGCCGGCAACGCACGCGAGTGGTGTCAGGATTTCTTCGCCGAAGATGCGTACAGCCAATCACCGCCGGCCGGTAGTCCGGCCGCGCGGAACTGGAAAGGGCCGCGGAGCGACAAAGCCGGACGTCGGGTCGTCAAAGGGAGCTCAACGGGCTGGGAACTCTGGGCCCGGAATGGGGCGTCCATGAGTGAACGCTCGCCGCAGATCGGTTTTCGATGCGTCCTTCGTCTGACAGCAGAGCCCGCTGCCGCGAAATCGGCGTCCACGGCAACACCCTCGGCCACTTCTTCCGCGCCGATGGAGCCTGCTTCAGCCCCTCAGAAATCCGGCTTCTGA
- a CDS encoding HpcH/HpaI aldolase family protein → MKPSRVLQKLRRGERSLGVCLHLTDPAVYEMAGLLGFDAIWMDLEHHGYSVETAGNLMRAARVGGTDIVARPGKGEFMRLSRLLELGASGIMYPRCDSPEEAAEVVRWAKFAPLGQRGFDGSGPDARYTLTPMTSYLKQANDETFVLIQVEHPSAVEKAEEILSVPGVDMLMLGPADFSVLTGIPGEFGHASIQAAFERIANAAKKTGKHWAATCGSVEQAARLTEMGASLVFHGCDLVFVRQGLEQVRQRFSEALGMTFNPLPDAASRGSYLESRS, encoded by the coding sequence ATGAAGCCGAGTCGCGTGCTCCAGAAGCTCCGCCGTGGGGAACGATCCCTCGGCGTCTGCCTGCATCTCACCGATCCGGCCGTCTACGAGATGGCAGGGCTCCTTGGCTTTGACGCCATCTGGATGGACCTCGAGCATCATGGGTACAGCGTCGAGACGGCGGGCAACCTGATGCGGGCGGCGCGTGTCGGCGGGACCGATATCGTCGCCCGGCCGGGCAAGGGAGAATTCATGCGGCTCTCCCGGCTGCTGGAGCTCGGGGCCAGCGGCATCATGTATCCGCGGTGCGATTCGCCCGAAGAAGCGGCCGAAGTCGTCCGCTGGGCGAAATTCGCTCCCCTCGGCCAACGGGGCTTCGATGGCAGCGGGCCCGATGCCCGCTACACGCTCACGCCGATGACGTCGTACCTGAAGCAGGCGAACGACGAGACCTTCGTCCTCATTCAGGTCGAGCATCCTTCGGCCGTCGAGAAGGCTGAGGAGATCCTGTCGGTTCCGGGGGTCGACATGCTGATGCTCGGCCCGGCCGATTTCAGCGTGCTGACTGGCATCCCCGGGGAATTCGGCCACGCCAGCATCCAGGCAGCGTTCGAACGTATTGCGAACGCTGCGAAGAAGACCGGCAAACACTGGGCCGCGACCTGTGGCTCTGTCGAGCAGGCCGCGCGCCTGACCGAAATGGGGGCGAGCCTCGTCTTCCACGGCTGCGACCTTGTATTTGTCCGTCAGGGGCTCGAGCAGGTCCGCCAGCGGTTTTCGGAAGCCCTCGGGATGACGTTTAACCCGCTCCCCGATGCAGCGAGCCGGGGGAGTTATCTGGAGTCCCGCAGCTGA
- a CDS encoding sialidase family protein has protein sequence MRRSRQLLPLLATTLLSLLPAVASAAEPAQAEIVSVQKIWDQGKHNAFTDLIWKDGEWFCVFREGDGHVSPNGALRVLSSKDGKSWASAALITATDSDLRDAKICIAPGNRLMLCGAGALHKPVDGLKHQSYVWYSEDGRKWGDAIPVGDLGYWLWRVTWQGDVAYSVGYGTGSNRTTRLYRSLDGRKFETLVPELVGEGYPNESSLLFQKDGTGLCLLRRDDKEAPNAMLGTATAPYDKWSFKTLDTRIGGPQLIDLPDGRVVVSGRDYVGKAKTSVWFLNPKTGKLDMTATLPSGGDTSYPGLVFRDGLLWVSYYSSHEGKTSIYLAKLKLPEKS, from the coding sequence ATGCGACGATCCCGACAACTCCTCCCCCTCCTCGCCACGACTCTTCTTTCCCTGCTGCCGGCCGTGGCGTCCGCTGCCGAACCGGCCCAGGCCGAGATCGTGAGCGTTCAGAAAATCTGGGACCAGGGGAAACACAACGCGTTCACCGACCTCATCTGGAAGGACGGTGAATGGTTCTGTGTGTTCCGTGAAGGAGACGGACACGTCTCTCCGAACGGGGCGCTCCGCGTGCTCTCGTCGAAGGACGGGAAGTCCTGGGCATCCGCCGCCTTGATCACTGCCACCGACTCTGATCTCCGCGACGCCAAGATCTGCATCGCGCCCGGAAACCGGCTGATGCTCTGTGGAGCCGGTGCTCTTCACAAGCCAGTCGACGGCCTGAAGCACCAGTCGTATGTCTGGTACTCGGAGGACGGCCGCAAGTGGGGCGATGCCATTCCCGTCGGCGACCTCGGTTACTGGCTGTGGCGTGTCACCTGGCAGGGGGACGTCGCCTATTCCGTCGGCTACGGCACTGGCTCGAATCGAACGACGCGTCTCTATCGCAGCCTGGACGGTCGCAAGTTCGAGACGCTGGTCCCCGAACTCGTCGGCGAAGGCTATCCCAACGAGTCGTCCCTCCTGTTCCAGAAGGACGGCACGGGCCTCTGTCTTCTCCGTCGTGACGACAAGGAAGCTCCGAACGCCATGCTGGGGACAGCGACGGCCCCCTACGACAAGTGGAGCTTCAAGACGCTCGACACCCGCATCGGCGGACCGCAGTTGATCGACCTGCCCGATGGCCGTGTCGTCGTTTCCGGCCGCGATTATGTCGGGAAAGCGAAGACGAGTGTCTGGTTCCTTAATCCGAAGACGGGCAAGCTCGACATGACCGCCACGCTCCCCTCGGGCGGCGACACGAGCTACCCGGGGCTCGTTTTCCGCGACGGCCTTCTCTGGGTGAGCTACTACTCGTCGCATGAAGGGAAGACGAGTATCTATCTCGCGAAGCTGAAGCTCCCTGAAAAGTCTTAG
- a CDS encoding serine/threonine-protein kinase, with product MRDTVPSDQTIIGDGETPEDRFASAWRDGSPPPPLTEFLPREGDEGYLATLERLIQVEIEQSWRRSLSEPSAHPQWLEDYLARFPALRTPAAIVRLAQVEFVARTRFGDPPAADSYVARFPDYVTPGVAEEFVTAAANSHSPREQASTAENLGALGDYKLLDRIGEGGMGIVYRAVQPGADRVVALKVIRSSVTSAGEVFRRKAETRFRNEIHAAARLEHENIIPVYDVGMVGELMYFAMRFVDGRSLNELVKQGPLENRQAATWMAGVARGVAEAHRCGILHRDLKPHNVMIDARTDQPMVADFGLAKLLDTDDQLTKTGETIGTPSYMPPEQISDASNVDARGDVYSLGATLYHLLSGRPPFQAANTLGTMRQVLYDEAVPPKRLNSLVDADLETISLKCLQKEPVRRYQSAREFLDDLERYLRGEPILARPIGRIERLDRWRRRNPVEAGLTAAAIVLAGAALAATTIGYRNTKAALAEAEQNLAMAKSAVDGLYTEVSEIDLQNQPGLQPLKQTLLVKALDYYRRLLERNRRDPRLTSEMADSHFRVGTITEEVKSVSEALPHYQAAADIQRSLLQKTPDDVAVAERLSDSLNALGRGHQRLEKFDDAQAAFEESRTLREKLATSSPGDREYQRKLANAIMNSGLLKARRSHLDGAAADYARAQSIRESLLDQSIDEAVARDFARGAYNQGALARQREQLGDATGKLQTAIKWFGKLVVEHPENLSDRFQLAVASVLHGDLLALQNDHAGAFVAYAASRDVLQKLVSENPQVVIYRERFATQTIGEARLRIRLATEEIEKNSGDAANAEMHLTTTETLLASGASALAGAIASEPERAGPRHDLAVICQLEGEIQLLRMDVPGAKAAWQRGLDTLAPLKSQFDRNPDCELQWETLQECLKLLGETSEPPAQKPDF from the coding sequence GTGAGAGACACCGTCCCCTCTGACCAGACGATCATCGGCGACGGAGAGACTCCCGAGGATCGATTTGCATCTGCGTGGCGCGACGGGTCACCCCCTCCCCCATTGACCGAGTTCCTGCCCCGGGAAGGAGACGAGGGCTATCTTGCCACGCTGGAGCGACTGATCCAGGTGGAAATCGAACAGTCGTGGCGGCGATCGCTGAGCGAACCTTCGGCCCATCCCCAATGGCTCGAAGACTATCTGGCCCGGTTTCCCGCATTGCGAACGCCCGCAGCAATCGTGCGTCTGGCACAGGTTGAGTTCGTTGCGAGGACGCGATTCGGCGATCCTCCGGCCGCGGATTCCTACGTGGCCCGATTCCCGGACTACGTCACTCCGGGGGTTGCCGAAGAGTTTGTGACGGCCGCTGCGAATTCGCATTCGCCCCGCGAGCAGGCTTCGACAGCGGAGAATCTCGGCGCCCTTGGAGACTACAAGCTGCTCGATCGGATCGGGGAAGGAGGGATGGGGATCGTCTACCGGGCCGTTCAGCCCGGGGCTGATCGGGTTGTCGCTCTCAAGGTCATACGTTCGTCGGTGACCTCGGCCGGCGAAGTCTTCCGCAGGAAAGCGGAGACGCGATTCCGGAACGAAATCCATGCAGCCGCCAGGCTCGAACATGAGAACATCATCCCCGTGTACGACGTGGGCATGGTGGGCGAGCTGATGTACTTCGCGATGCGGTTCGTGGACGGCAGGAGCCTGAACGAACTCGTCAAGCAGGGCCCGCTTGAGAACCGCCAGGCGGCCACCTGGATGGCCGGCGTCGCCCGTGGGGTGGCCGAAGCCCATCGGTGCGGGATCCTGCATCGTGATCTCAAGCCGCACAACGTGATGATCGATGCCCGGACAGACCAGCCAATGGTTGCCGACTTCGGATTGGCCAAACTGCTCGACACCGACGATCAGCTGACGAAGACCGGCGAGACGATCGGCACTCCGTCCTACATGCCGCCGGAACAGATCAGTGATGCGTCGAACGTCGACGCTCGTGGCGACGTTTATTCGCTGGGCGCCACGTTGTACCACCTGCTGTCAGGGCGTCCTCCGTTTCAGGCGGCCAATACGCTGGGGACGATGCGTCAGGTGCTTTACGACGAAGCTGTTCCCCCGAAGCGGCTGAACTCTCTGGTCGACGCGGATCTTGAAACGATTTCTCTCAAGTGCCTGCAGAAGGAGCCGGTCCGTCGATACCAGTCGGCCCGCGAGTTTCTCGACGACCTGGAACGCTATCTGCGCGGCGAACCGATCCTCGCCCGGCCCATTGGCCGAATTGAGCGACTGGATCGCTGGCGTCGCCGGAATCCAGTGGAGGCAGGACTTACGGCAGCGGCGATTGTGCTGGCGGGGGCAGCCCTGGCCGCGACGACGATCGGCTATCGAAATACAAAAGCCGCTCTGGCGGAGGCGGAGCAGAACCTGGCGATGGCGAAGTCGGCCGTCGACGGACTGTATACCGAAGTCAGCGAGATCGATCTGCAGAATCAGCCCGGCCTGCAACCCCTCAAGCAGACGCTGCTGGTCAAGGCCCTGGACTATTACCGCCGTCTTCTCGAGCGAAACCGGCGCGACCCGCGACTGACTTCGGAGATGGCTGACAGTCATTTCCGAGTCGGCACGATCACCGAAGAGGTAAAATCCGTCAGCGAAGCTCTTCCGCATTACCAGGCCGCCGCCGACATCCAGAGGTCGCTGCTTCAGAAAACGCCCGATGATGTGGCGGTCGCGGAGAGGCTCAGCGATTCACTGAACGCCCTCGGTCGCGGCCATCAGCGGCTGGAAAAGTTTGATGACGCGCAGGCGGCCTTCGAGGAATCGCGCACGCTTCGTGAAAAGCTGGCTACCAGTTCACCCGGTGATCGCGAATACCAGCGAAAACTGGCCAACGCGATCATGAACAGCGGACTTCTGAAAGCGCGGCGTTCACATCTCGATGGGGCAGCGGCCGACTACGCGAGGGCTCAGAGCATCCGCGAGTCGCTGCTGGACCAATCGATCGATGAAGCGGTCGCTCGCGACTTCGCACGAGGGGCCTACAACCAGGGAGCACTGGCCCGCCAGCGGGAACAGCTCGGCGACGCGACCGGGAAACTGCAGACTGCGATCAAGTGGTTCGGGAAGCTGGTCGTAGAACACCCGGAGAACCTTTCCGACCGGTTTCAGCTGGCGGTCGCGTCGGTTCTTCACGGTGATCTGCTGGCCCTGCAGAACGATCATGCGGGCGCGTTCGTGGCGTATGCGGCGTCGCGGGATGTGCTTCAGAAACTCGTCAGCGAGAATCCGCAGGTGGTCATCTATCGGGAGCGGTTCGCGACCCAGACCATCGGCGAGGCGCGGCTCCGGATTCGTCTGGCGACGGAGGAAATTGAAAAGAACTCTGGCGACGCCGCGAATGCCGAAATGCACCTGACGACGACGGAGACGCTGCTGGCCTCGGGGGCGTCAGCACTGGCGGGCGCGATTGCTTCGGAACCAGAACGTGCTGGGCCCCGGCATGACCTGGCCGTGATCTGTCAGCTGGAGGGAGAGATCCAGCTCCTTCGGATGGATGTTCCCGGGGCGAAGGCGGCGTGGCAGCGAGGACTGGACACACTGGCCCCGCTCAAGAGCCAATTCGACCGGAATCCCGACTGCGAACTGCAGTGGGAGACACTTCAGGAATGCCTGAAACTCCTGGGGGAGACCTCGGAGCCGCCCGCTCAGAAGCCGGATTTCTGA
- a CDS encoding M28 family peptidase: MRGYSKERRQVLVALVVAVQGWLGASLFAQAPPTFDGKRAFADLEAICRIGKRISGTEGMARQQQMLFDHFTGLGAVCSFQEFDIPHPETGEATRLKNLIVTWHPETRERVLLCCHYDTRPYPDRELLPRHRQGIFLGANDGGSGVAFLMELGRHMKEVKPRFGVDFVFFDAEELIYDSNRDKYFHGSTYFATQYVQKPPAHKYVAGVLFDMIADKDLKIYYEVNSMRYAREVTESVWAAAARVSSRVFVARRRHEVSDDHIPLNEIAKIPTTDLIDFDYPHWHTRNDLPSNCSGESLAAVGKVIIEWLIHMPDFTGSRTGFIESIPYR; the protein is encoded by the coding sequence ATGCGAGGGTATTCGAAGGAGCGGCGGCAGGTTCTCGTCGCGCTGGTCGTCGCCGTGCAGGGATGGCTCGGCGCATCCTTGTTCGCCCAGGCCCCTCCCACGTTCGATGGCAAGCGGGCATTTGCCGATCTGGAAGCCATCTGCCGGATCGGCAAGCGGATCTCCGGAACGGAGGGAATGGCGCGACAGCAGCAGATGCTGTTCGATCATTTCACCGGACTCGGGGCCGTCTGCTCCTTCCAGGAATTCGACATCCCGCACCCCGAGACCGGAGAAGCGACCCGGCTCAAGAACCTGATCGTCACCTGGCATCCCGAAACCAGGGAGCGGGTTCTCCTGTGCTGCCACTACGACACGCGTCCCTATCCCGATCGAGAACTGCTCCCCCGACACCGCCAGGGAATATTCCTGGGCGCCAACGATGGCGGGAGCGGCGTGGCGTTCCTGATGGAACTGGGACGGCACATGAAAGAAGTGAAGCCGCGGTTTGGCGTGGATTTTGTGTTCTTCGACGCCGAGGAACTGATCTACGACAGTAATCGCGACAAGTACTTCCATGGATCCACCTACTTCGCGACGCAGTACGTGCAGAAGCCGCCGGCCCACAAGTATGTGGCGGGCGTCCTGTTCGACATGATCGCGGACAAGGACCTCAAGATTTACTACGAGGTCAATTCGATGCGGTATGCGCGGGAAGTGACCGAAAGCGTGTGGGCGGCTGCAGCCCGGGTTTCGTCACGCGTGTTCGTCGCCCGCAGGCGGCACGAAGTGAGCGATGACCACATCCCGCTGAACGAGATCGCCAAGATCCCGACCACCGACCTGATCGACTTCGACTATCCCCATTGGCACACGCGAAACGATCTGCCGTCCAACTGCTCCGGCGAATCGCTGGCCGCCGTCGGGAAGGTGATCATCGAGTGGCTGATCCACATGCCCGATTTTACGGGCAGCCGCACGGGGTTCATTGAATCGATTCCCTATCGCTGA